Proteins co-encoded in one endosymbiont 'TC1' of Trimyema compressum genomic window:
- the rplB gene encoding 50S ribosomal protein L2, which yields MALKSFRPTSPGLRQMTVSSFEEVTAKKPEKSLTAPLSKKAGRNNQGRITVRHRGGGEKRLYRIIDFKRNKDNIPAKVESIEYDPNRSANIALLHYADGEKRYILAPEGLKVGVKVESGEKADIKPGNALPLANIPVGATIHNIEMKPGKGGQLVRGAGNSAQLMAKEGRYAQVRMPSSEVRMILVDCKATIGEVGNGDHGNITIGKAGRKRHLGFRPTVRGVVMNPNDHPHGGGEGRSPVGRKHPVTPWGRPALGQRTRKKTNSSDKFIVRRRYDK from the coding sequence ATGGCATTAAAATCTTTCAGACCAACATCACCTGGTTTAAGACAAATGACGGTTTCTTCATTTGAAGAAGTAACTGCAAAAAAACCTGAAAAGTCTTTAACAGCCCCACTATCAAAAAAAGCAGGGCGTAATAACCAGGGTAGAATTACAGTAAGACACCGCGGAGGCGGCGAAAAACGTCTATATAGAATTATTGATTTTAAAAGAAACAAGGACAATATTCCAGCAAAAGTGGAGAGTATTGAGTATGATCCAAATCGCTCAGCTAATATTGCACTACTACACTACGCAGACGGAGAAAAAAGATATATTTTAGCACCAGAAGGATTAAAAGTAGGCGTTAAAGTTGAATCTGGCGAAAAAGCTGATATTAAGCCAGGTAATGCATTACCACTTGCAAACATCCCTGTGGGTGCCACAATTCATAACATTGAGATGAAGCCTGGAAAAGGTGGACAACTTGTTAGAGGTGCAGGAAACTCTGCACAGTTAATGGCTAAAGAAGGTCGTTATGCACAAGTGCGAATGCCTTCCAGTGAAGTAAGAATGATTTTAGTTGACTGTAAAGCAACAATTGGCGAAGTTGGTAATGGAGACCATGGTAATATTACTATTGGTAAAGCTGGACGTAAACGTCACTTAGGCTTCCGTCCAACAGTTCGTGGCGTTGTAATGAACCCTAACGATCACCCACACGGTGGTGGTGAAGGACGTTCACCAGTTGGCAGAAAACATCCAGTTACCCCTTGGGGTAGACCAGCGCTTGGACAAAGAACAAGAAAGAAAACAAATTCTTCTGATAAGTTCATTGTTCGTAGACGTTATGATAAGTAG
- the rpmC gene encoding 50S ribosomal protein L29 produces MKNKEYRDLSTDELVSQIDGLKKELFNLRFQAATAQLSNPMRIREVKRSIARAKTILTQKENQ; encoded by the coding sequence ATGAAAAATAAAGAATATAGAGATTTATCAACTGATGAATTAGTCTCTCAAATAGATGGTTTAAAAAAAGAGTTATTTAACTTGAGATTCCAAGCAGCGACAGCGCAATTATCAAATCCAATGCGCATTCGTGAAGTTAAGCGTTCTATTGCAAGAGCAAAAACGATCTTAACGCAAAAAGAAAATCAATAG
- a CDS encoding type Z 30S ribosomal protein S14, whose protein sequence is MAKTSKKISQQRTPKYKVRAYNRCKICGRPHAYIRKFGICRICFRKRASNGELPGVRKASW, encoded by the coding sequence ATGGCTAAAACATCAAAAAAAATAAGTCAACAAAGAACTCCTAAGTATAAAGTTAGAGCTTATAATCGCTGCAAAATTTGTGGAAGACCACATGCATATATCAGAAAATTTGGTATCTGCAGAATTTGTTTCCGCAAAAGAGCCAGCAATGGAGAATTGCCTGGAGTTAGAAAAGCAAGCTGGTAA
- the rplP gene encoding 50S ribosomal protein L16 produces the protein MLMPKKVKYRRPRRPKKMKGKSKGGNHVTYGEFGLRATSPAWVTSRQIEAARIAMTRYTKRDGKVWIKIFPDRPITQTPAETRMGKGKGSPEYWVAVVKPGRVLFEISGISEEQAREAMRLASHKLPLKTKFVVKADEEIGGDANEK, from the coding sequence ATGTTAATGCCTAAAAAGGTTAAATACAGAAGACCTCGCCGTCCTAAGAAGATGAAGGGGAAATCAAAAGGTGGCAACCATGTAACTTATGGTGAATTTGGCTTAAGAGCTACATCACCAGCATGGGTTACTTCAAGACAAATTGAAGCAGCACGTATCGCCATGACCCGTTATACAAAAAGAGACGGTAAAGTATGGATTAAAATATTTCCGGATCGTCCAATTACACAAACTCCTGCGGAAACTCGTATGGGTAAAGGCAAAGGTTCTCCGGAGTATTGGGTAGCAGTGGTTAAACCAGGACGTGTTCTTTTTGAAATTTCTGGTATTAGCGAAGAGCAAGCTCGCGAGGCTATGCGTCTAGCATCACACAAGCTCCCATTAAAAACAAAATTCGTTGTGAAAGCCGACGAAGAAATTGGTGGTGACGCTAATGAAAAATAA
- the rplF gene encoding 50S ribosomal protein L6: MSRIGKAPVVIPEGAEVNVSGSHVAVKGPKGKLEFTFEPVITIKVEDGEVLVSRADDDKHNRSLHGMTRAIINNMVTGVSTGFQKELNMVGVGYKANLAGKKLVVNAGYSHPVEMEVEAGLEVEVPKPTVIIVKGIDKQQVGAFAANVRSIRLPEPYKGKGIKYADEHIRRKVGKTGSK; encoded by the coding sequence ATGTCAAGAATAGGTAAAGCACCTGTTGTTATTCCCGAAGGAGCGGAAGTAAACGTCTCTGGTAGCCATGTGGCAGTTAAGGGACCTAAAGGAAAATTAGAGTTTACTTTTGAGCCTGTAATAACAATTAAAGTAGAAGACGGTGAAGTATTGGTTTCAAGAGCAGATGATGATAAACATAACCGTTCACTACACGGAATGACAAGAGCGATAATAAACAATATGGTAACTGGTGTAAGCACTGGTTTCCAAAAAGAGTTAAACATGGTTGGGGTAGGTTATAAAGCCAATCTTGCTGGGAAGAAACTAGTTGTAAATGCTGGTTATTCCCATCCAGTTGAAATGGAAGTTGAAGCTGGTTTAGAAGTTGAGGTTCCAAAACCAACAGTGATTATTGTTAAAGGTATTGATAAGCAACAAGTAGGGGCTTTTGCTGCTAATGTGAGAAGTATTCGTCTACCTGAGCCATATAAAGGCAAAGGTATTAAGTATGCTGACGAACATATTAGAAGAAAAGTCGGTAAAACTGGCTCCAAATAG
- the rplX gene encoding 50S ribosomal protein L24 — MTPHLHVKKGDKVEIIVGKDKNKNGKILESYPSDGKVLVKGINKVKRHTKGTQKNPQGGIIEKEAPIQASNVLLFCSKCNRGVRHGHEVKEDKKVRVCKKCGKVLD, encoded by the coding sequence TTGACACCACACTTACATGTGAAAAAAGGGGATAAGGTAGAAATTATCGTCGGTAAAGATAAAAATAAAAACGGCAAGATTCTGGAGAGTTATCCAAGTGATGGAAAAGTACTCGTTAAAGGAATTAATAAAGTTAAAAGACATACAAAAGGGACTCAAAAGAATCCGCAGGGTGGCATTATCGAGAAAGAAGCACCTATTCAAGCGTCTAATGTTCTTCTGTTTTGTTCTAAGTGCAACCGTGGCGTGCGTCATGGACACGAAGTTAAAGAAGACAAAAAAGTACGCGTATGTAAAAAATGCGGAAAAGTATTAGACTAA
- the rpsS gene encoding 30S ribosomal protein S19 translates to MSRSIKKGPYCEPKLLKKVEAMNETDEKRVIKTWSRRSTIFPEMVGYTFNVHNGRKHIPVYVSEDMVGHKLGEFAPTRTYRGHAGNKAR, encoded by the coding sequence GTGTCAAGATCAATAAAAAAAGGTCCTTATTGTGAACCTAAACTTTTGAAAAAAGTTGAAGCAATGAATGAAACAGATGAAAAACGCGTTATTAAAACGTGGTCCAGAAGATCTACAATTTTCCCTGAAATGGTAGGATATACCTTTAATGTACATAATGGAAGAAAACATATTCCAGTGTATGTATCTGAGGATATGGTAGGTCATAAATTAGGTGAGTTTGCTCCGACAAGAACTTACAGAGGTCATGCGGGCAACAAAGCTAGATAG
- the rplW gene encoding 50S ribosomal protein L23, with protein MRNPADVIVKPVISEKSMDLSAQNKYVFFVNKDANKIEIRHAIEKQFNVKVGKVNTMTVKGKLKRQGKTQGYRPDRKKAIVTLIEGTIELFEGM; from the coding sequence ATGCGTAACCCAGCAGATGTAATCGTCAAGCCAGTTATTTCTGAAAAGAGTATGGACTTGTCAGCACAAAATAAATATGTATTCTTTGTTAATAAAGATGCAAATAAAATTGAGATTAGACATGCAATTGAAAAACAATTCAATGTAAAAGTAGGAAAAGTTAATACGATGACTGTTAAAGGGAAGCTCAAGAGACAAGGTAAAACACAAGGCTATAGACCAGATCGTAAAAAAGCAATAGTTACTTTAATAGAAGGAACTATCGAATTATTTGAAGGCATGTAA
- the rplE gene encoding 50S ribosomal protein L5: MARLKDTYKEEVVPALVEKFSYKNVNEAPKLNKIIVNMGVGEAVQNSKVLEGAVSDIIMITGQKPVITKAKKSIATFKLREGMPIGCKVTMRGARMYEFLDRLVNASLPRVRDFKGISNKGFDGRGNYTLGITEQLIFPEIDFDKIDKVRGMDITFVTTAKTDEEARELLKLLGAPFAK, translated from the coding sequence TTGGCTAGACTAAAAGATACGTATAAGGAAGAAGTTGTGCCTGCATTAGTTGAAAAGTTTTCATATAAAAATGTTAACGAAGCACCAAAACTTAACAAAATTATTGTTAATATGGGTGTTGGTGAAGCAGTGCAAAACAGCAAAGTTTTAGAAGGAGCAGTTTCTGATATTATAATGATTACTGGACAAAAACCTGTAATCACTAAAGCAAAAAAATCTATTGCTACTTTTAAATTAAGAGAAGGCATGCCTATCGGCTGTAAAGTTACAATGAGAGGCGCTAGAATGTATGAATTTCTAGATCGCTTAGTGAATGCTTCCTTGCCGAGGGTTCGTGATTTTAAAGGAATCTCTAATAAAGGTTTCGATGGTCGTGGTAACTATACATTAGGTATCACTGAGCAATTAATATTTCCTGAAATTGATTTTGATAAAATTGATAAAGTAAGAGGGATGGATATAACATTTGTTACAACAGCAAAAACAGATGAGGAAGCGAGAGAATTACTAAAGTTACTCGGCGCTCCTTTTGCTAAGTAA
- the rplD gene encoding 50S ribosomal protein L4, whose protein sequence is MAKINVLSTDGSVKESLELKDEVFGIEPSEASVHAVVVMQLANKRQGTHSTLTRAEVSGGGKKPWRQKGTGRARVGSSRNPVWRKGGVAFGPKPRDYSYSLPKKVKRLAMKSVLSDKVANEELIVVDSFNFKEPKTKEMKNVLANLKAGRTALIVTLDKENNVIASASNLQGVTTTFTGSVNVYDMVRHASLIATKEAVLKLEEVLLDA, encoded by the coding sequence ATGGCAAAAATAAATGTACTAAGTACTGATGGTTCTGTTAAAGAATCTTTAGAACTTAAAGACGAAGTTTTCGGTATTGAGCCAAGTGAAGCATCTGTCCACGCTGTGGTAGTTATGCAACTTGCAAACAAACGCCAAGGAACTCACTCCACTTTAACACGTGCAGAAGTATCAGGTGGTGGAAAGAAGCCTTGGAGACAAAAAGGAACTGGTAGAGCCAGAGTAGGTAGTTCAAGAAATCCTGTCTGGAGAAAAGGTGGCGTTGCTTTTGGTCCTAAACCAAGAGATTACAGCTACAGCCTACCAAAGAAAGTTAAGCGCTTAGCTATGAAATCTGTACTAAGCGACAAAGTAGCTAATGAAGAATTAATCGTTGTAGACAGCTTTAATTTTAAAGAGCCTAAAACAAAAGAAATGAAAAATGTTTTAGCTAATTTAAAGGCTGGTAGAACAGCTTTAATTGTTACTTTAGATAAAGAGAACAACGTTATTGCTTCTGCAAGCAATTTACAAGGGGTAACAACAACTTTTACAGGCAGTGTAAATGTTTATGATATGGTCAGACATGCATCCCTAATTGCTACTAAAGAAGCTGTGCTAAAGCTGGAGGAGGTGCTTTTAGATGCGTAA
- the rplV gene encoding 50S ribosomal protein L22: MASEVKAVAKYMRISPQKLRSVANEIRGKELRNALAILKFSPKKASFLLEKVVKSAASNAENNSSLNKDALYISEIYVGEGPTLKRFKPRAMGRADLVLKRTSHVTVVVAEKEV; this comes from the coding sequence ATGGCAAGTGAAGTAAAAGCAGTTGCGAAATATATGCGTATCTCCCCTCAAAAATTGAGAAGTGTTGCAAATGAAATTAGGGGTAAAGAATTAAGAAATGCATTAGCTATCTTAAAATTCTCTCCTAAAAAAGCATCATTTTTGCTGGAGAAAGTAGTTAAATCTGCTGCGAGTAATGCAGAAAATAACAGCAGCTTAAATAAAGATGCCCTGTATATTTCTGAAATATATGTAGGGGAAGGTCCAACCTTGAAACGCTTTAAACCAAGAGCGATGGGAAGAGCCGATTTAGTACTAAAAAGAACCAGCCATGTAACAGTAGTTGTGGCTGAGAAGGAGGTTTAG
- the rpsQ gene encoding 30S ribosomal protein S17 — MERNTSRKTRIGVVVSDKMDKTVVVKVENFKKHSIYHKRFKVSKKFKAHDENNTCMIGDKVKIMETRPLSKDKHFRVLEVLVKGKRV; from the coding sequence TTGGAAAGAAATACAAGCAGAAAAACAAGAATTGGTGTTGTTGTTAGTGATAAAATGGACAAAACAGTTGTTGTTAAAGTTGAAAACTTTAAAAAACACTCTATTTATCACAAGCGTTTTAAAGTATCTAAAAAATTTAAAGCACATGATGAAAACAACACTTGCATGATAGGTGATAAAGTAAAAATTATGGAAACACGTCCTCTTTCTAAAGATAAACATTTTAGAGTACTTGAAGTACTTGTAAAAGGTAAGAGGGTTTAG
- the rpsH gene encoding 30S ribosomal protein S8 encodes MVMTDPIADYLTRVRNANTAYKKSVDIPASNLKESMSRILKEEGFIKGFEVVDGDNPAKKAIRVYLKYDDKTRVISGLKRISKPSLRVYVGTEDVPRVLGGFGIAVLSTSKGIMTDKSARKEGVGGEVLCYVW; translated from the coding sequence ATGGTAATGACAGATCCAATAGCGGATTATTTAACAAGAGTTCGTAACGCGAATACTGCATATAAGAAATCTGTAGATATTCCTGCTTCTAATTTAAAGGAGTCTATGTCTCGTATTCTAAAAGAGGAAGGCTTTATAAAAGGATTTGAAGTAGTAGATGGCGACAACCCTGCTAAAAAAGCAATTCGCGTTTATTTAAAATATGATGATAAAACAAGAGTAATTTCCGGACTAAAAAGAATTAGCAAACCTAGCCTTAGAGTATATGTAGGAACTGAAGATGTTCCTAGAGTGTTAGGTGGTTTCGGTATTGCAGTTCTTTCAACATCAAAAGGAATTATGACAGATAAATCAGCAAGAAAAGAAGGCGTTGGTGGAGAAGTACTCTGCTATGTCTGGTAA
- the rpsJ gene encoding 30S ribosomal protein S10 has translation MAKEKIRIRLKAYDHKLLDQSARKIVETAKNTGAMVSGPIPLPTERNIYTILRSTHVHKDSREQFEMRTHKRLIDILAPNPKTVDALMHIDLPAGVDVEIKL, from the coding sequence GTGGCAAAAGAGAAGATTAGAATTCGCTTGAAAGCATATGATCACAAGTTATTAGACCAATCAGCAAGGAAAATTGTTGAGACTGCTAAGAACACAGGTGCAATGGTTTCCGGACCAATCCCACTTCCTACAGAAAGAAACATCTATACCATTTTACGTTCTACTCACGTCCATAAGGATTCAAGAGAGCAATTTGAGATGAGAACTCATAAACGTCTTATCGATATATTGGCTCCGAACCCTAAGACAGTAGATGCGTTAATGCACATTGATTTACCTGCAGGGGTAGATGTAGAAATTAAACTATAG
- the rpsC gene encoding 30S ribosomal protein S3 gives MGQKVHPKSMRLGVVQDWDAKWYGSNKDYSDILLEDVKIREYIKKSLYHAGIARILIERVGKRITITIHTGKPGVVIGRGGSEIEKLRNSLKSMVKGHQINIKVIEVKKPEMEAQLIAENIAAQLEKRISFRRAVKQAVQRAMKIGAGGIRVAVSGRLGGAEIARTEWYSEGKVPLHTIRANVVYATAEADTTYGKIGVKTWVYLGDILTEEKNRKLRRGSESC, from the coding sequence GTGGGACAGAAAGTACATCCAAAATCAATGCGTTTAGGCGTTGTTCAGGACTGGGATGCAAAATGGTACGGTAGCAATAAAGATTATTCAGATATTTTATTGGAAGATGTAAAAATCAGAGAATATATTAAGAAAAGTTTATACCACGCTGGCATTGCTAGAATTTTAATTGAGCGTGTAGGCAAGCGTATTACTATTACCATCCACACAGGTAAACCAGGAGTGGTTATCGGACGTGGTGGTTCTGAAATTGAAAAATTAAGAAACTCATTAAAATCCATGGTTAAAGGACATCAAATAAATATTAAAGTAATTGAAGTGAAAAAGCCAGAAATGGAAGCTCAATTAATTGCTGAGAATATTGCAGCACAATTAGAAAAAAGAATTTCTTTCAGACGTGCTGTTAAGCAAGCAGTTCAACGTGCTATGAAAATTGGTGCAGGTGGTATCAGAGTAGCTGTATCCGGTCGTTTAGGTGGCGCTGAAATTGCTAGAACTGAATGGTATAGCGAGGGTAAAGTGCCATTGCATACAATTCGTGCCAATGTAGTTTATGCAACAGCTGAAGCTGATACTACTTATGGAAAAATTGGTGTAAAAACATGGGTTTACCTAGGAGACATCCTTACTGAAGAAAAAAACAGGAAGTTAAGGAGGGGAAGTGAATCATGTTAA
- the rplC gene encoding 50S ribosomal protein L3 translates to MAKAIIGKKIGMTSIFQDGTMIPVTVIEAGPCVITQVKTKENDGYEGVQVGFLPKKEKHTTKPLAGHFKKGNVSPLKILKELPVEGEAEVGAEIRVDIFATGDYVDVTGKSKGKGFAGVIKRYGFHRGPESHGSRHHRNVGSLGSMDAARVFKGKKMPGRMGGDCVTVQNLVIADVLPEQNLILIKGAIPGAKKSIVTVRPAKKK, encoded by the coding sequence ATGGCTAAAGCAATTATAGGTAAAAAAATTGGAATGACAAGCATCTTCCAAGATGGAACGATGATTCCAGTTACTGTTATTGAAGCTGGTCCTTGTGTAATTACACAAGTAAAGACTAAAGAAAATGACGGTTATGAGGGAGTACAAGTCGGTTTTTTACCAAAAAAAGAAAAACACACAACTAAACCATTAGCGGGCCATTTCAAAAAAGGAAATGTTAGCCCACTTAAGATTTTAAAAGAGCTTCCAGTAGAAGGCGAAGCAGAAGTTGGAGCGGAAATCAGAGTTGATATTTTTGCAACAGGTGACTACGTTGATGTAACAGGAAAATCAAAAGGTAAGGGTTTTGCAGGGGTTATCAAAAGATATGGTTTTCACCGCGGACCTGAAAGTCATGGTTCTAGACACCACAGAAATGTTGGTTCTTTAGGATCTATGGATGCTGCCCGTGTATTCAAAGGCAAAAAAATGCCAGGAAGAATGGGTGGCGATTGTGTAACAGTCCAAAATTTAGTTATTGCAGACGTGTTACCAGAACAAAACTTAATTTTAATTAAAGGTGCAATTCCAGGAGCGAAAAAATCAATCGTTACTGTGAGACCTGCTAAAAAGAAGTAG
- the rplN gene encoding 50S ribosomal protein L14, which translates to MVQQESRLKVGDNTGAKELLCIRVLGGSRKRTASVGDVIVCSVKHATPGGVVKKGEVVKAVVVRTVYQTRRPDGSYIKFNENAAVLIKDDGTPKGTRIFGPVARELREKNYMKIVSLAPEVL; encoded by the coding sequence ATGGTCCAACAAGAATCAAGATTAAAAGTTGGGGACAATACTGGAGCAAAAGAATTACTTTGCATTCGTGTTCTAGGTGGTTCTAGAAAAAGAACGGCTTCTGTGGGAGATGTTATCGTATGTTCCGTCAAACACGCAACACCAGGTGGCGTGGTAAAGAAGGGCGAGGTAGTGAAAGCTGTTGTAGTTCGTACTGTTTACCAAACAAGACGCCCTGATGGTTCTTATATTAAATTTAATGAAAATGCAGCAGTTTTAATTAAAGATGATGGTACTCCGAAAGGCACCCGTATCTTTGGTCCTGTTGCTAGAGAGCTCAGAGAGAAAAACTATATGAAAATTGTTTCTCTAGCACCAGAAGTGCTATAG